The Haloplanus sp. CK5-1 genome contains a region encoding:
- a CDS encoding DUF5828 family protein: MEESVSGFKRRGAWAEIVEHGERITRALRDAGADGEAFEEWNEWRPKSHERLGEDVSEKTAEQASVGEGEGEKAGKEPDEDLRTAGEKLSESYDHVERGDNGEAVDRWQDSINYVARAADSAGRKALRAVEGTVYRKVMTQLAPYYFDNELVSANVQKTTRGDDGDQFIFEVNVNDDELKSAVSDRLADYESDVDRWHVDTEKETSVAEAVEGVETPPERDDSRSTTN; this comes from the coding sequence ATGGAAGAGAGCGTATCCGGATTCAAACGCCGGGGTGCGTGGGCAGAGATCGTCGAACACGGGGAGCGGATCACTCGGGCACTCCGCGACGCCGGCGCCGACGGCGAGGCCTTCGAGGAGTGGAACGAGTGGCGGCCCAAGTCCCACGAACGCCTCGGCGAGGACGTGAGCGAGAAGACCGCGGAGCAGGCGAGCGTCGGCGAGGGCGAAGGCGAGAAAGCGGGGAAAGAGCCGGACGAGGACCTGCGGACGGCCGGCGAGAAGCTCTCCGAGTCGTACGACCACGTCGAACGGGGCGACAACGGCGAAGCCGTCGATCGGTGGCAGGACTCGATCAACTACGTCGCCCGCGCCGCCGACTCGGCGGGGCGGAAGGCGCTCCGGGCGGTCGAGGGCACCGTCTACCGGAAGGTGATGACGCAACTCGCACCCTACTACTTCGACAACGAACTCGTGAGCGCGAACGTCCAAAAGACGACCCGCGGGGACGACGGGGACCAGTTCATCTTCGAGGTGAACGTCAACGACGACGAACTCAAGTCGGCGGTGAGCGACCGCCTCGCCGACTACGAGAGCGACGTCGACCGGTGGCACGTCGACACCGAGAAGGAGACGTCCGTCGCCGAGGCCGTCGAAGGGGTCGAAACGCCCCCCGAGCGTGACGACTCGAGGTCGACGACGAACTGA
- a CDS encoding cupin domain-containing protein, which produces MGYHVVETDEVEPDPDRPCTRRSLSELAGLSEMAINRYTAEPGEELPLAYHYHDEQEEAFYVISGTLHVDTPEGTLEAGPDTLLTVEPDSPQFAYNPEDATETVDVVAVGAPAVDSDVHAYEP; this is translated from the coding sequence ATGGGCTACCACGTCGTCGAGACGGACGAAGTCGAACCGGACCCCGACCGCCCCTGTACGCGCCGCTCGCTGTCGGAACTGGCCGGGCTCTCGGAGATGGCGATCAACCGCTACACGGCCGAACCGGGCGAGGAACTGCCGCTCGCGTACCACTACCACGACGAACAGGAGGAGGCCTTCTACGTCATCTCGGGGACCCTCCACGTCGACACGCCGGAGGGGACCCTCGAAGCGGGGCCGGACACGCTGCTCACGGTCGAACCGGACAGCCCCCAGTTCGCCTACAACCCCGAGGACGCGACCGAAACCGTCGACGTCGTCGCCGTCGGTGCACCGGCGGTCGACAGCGACGTCCACGCTTACGAGCCGTAA
- a CDS encoding DUF6517 family protein has translation MRRRRLLAGGLASLVGLAGCGLVPEESDPVEASATAPATLPEAAAADAGYERIVAETTTVETTLDANVSGDVELNASRDAVVTLFRRAYRADGGRRFGLVTAPTVRIIENSETRYDPVPSLDPAHVVALATDRSVDAVSDPGESETVTLLGTATARETATATDGDRDLAFVRARVRAGDDAVTAVALAPTTDAVRAPFDAVARDP, from the coding sequence GTGCGCCGACGTCGCTTGCTCGCCGGCGGCCTCGCCTCCCTCGTCGGACTGGCCGGCTGTGGGCTGGTCCCCGAGGAAAGCGACCCGGTCGAGGCGAGCGCGACGGCACCGGCGACACTCCCCGAGGCCGCCGCGGCCGACGCTGGGTACGAACGGATCGTCGCCGAGACGACGACTGTCGAGACGACACTGGACGCGAACGTCAGTGGCGACGTGGAGTTGAACGCCAGTCGGGACGCGGTGGTGACGCTGTTCCGGCGGGCCTACCGCGCAGACGGCGGACGACGGTTCGGACTGGTCACCGCGCCGACGGTCCGCATCATCGAGAACTCGGAGACGCGGTACGACCCAGTCCCGTCGCTCGATCCAGCCCACGTCGTCGCCCTCGCGACCGACCGGTCGGTCGACGCCGTGAGCGACCCCGGCGAGTCGGAGACGGTCACACTCCTCGGGACGGCGACGGCCCGCGAGACGGCGACGGCGACCGACGGGGACCGAGACCTCGCGTTCGTCCGGGCCCGGGTCCGGGCCGGCGACGACGCCGTCACCGCCGTCGCGCTCGCACCGACGACCGACGCCGTGCGCGCGCCGTTCGACGCCGTCGCTCGCGATCCGTAG
- a CDS encoding carbon starvation CstA family protein, with amino-acid sequence MTQVIWIVLAVLVTFTIGYVGYSRYLAQFVDLDEDAETPAHKYEDGQEYVPAKKPVLLGHHYSSIAGGAPIVGPITAGAVWGWVPALLWIAIGNPLMGAVHDFVSLSGSLRHEGKSIGYIIGEYVGRKGKNMLLWFAFLTIVLVVAVFALVVAIVFNAFPQVATASFVYVALALVFGVYLYQLDGPFIPGTILFVAGVFGGVWVGLQYPFALFPLAEGSHTAGTFVVFSGSGSWVPASGALGANTAAWIPVVLVYAGIASALPVWVLLQPRDYLSSFLLYTGVGGALLAIIVGTVLGTSSQPLVVDSSIGMYNGFWGVEGVFLPLFPLLFITIACGTISGFHSLVSSGTTAKQLNKETDARLIGYGGMLGEGLLAAVALSTLAIGGFAADAAAGGIGGALPNFATGGGIILTSFGLPQTAASVFMALVLVSFLLTSTDTAVRLGRYMMEEIVGMPAGQTRTGLEGFSLGNLARGRYTNPVIQSLAAYALVASGEWVVLWGLFGGANQLLAALALLTATVWLANWDDSKQLISTGVPMAIMTTITVLGLLWLAVYENIYSNILQGGAESTAGLISSAVQAGLALVLIYLALSLVRIGYGNIRSARKEGGAVSAPSDD; translated from the coding sequence ATGACACAAGTAATCTGGATCGTACTCGCGGTGCTGGTGACGTTCACGATCGGCTACGTCGGATACTCGCGCTACCTCGCGCAGTTCGTCGACCTCGACGAGGACGCCGAGACACCAGCCCACAAGTACGAGGACGGTCAGGAGTACGTCCCGGCAAAGAAACCGGTGTTACTGGGGCACCACTACTCGAGCATCGCAGGTGGGGCCCCGATCGTCGGCCCGATCACCGCGGGGGCGGTGTGGGGATGGGTGCCGGCGCTTCTGTGGATCGCCATCGGCAACCCGCTGATGGGCGCGGTCCACGACTTCGTCTCGCTGTCCGGATCGCTCCGACACGAGGGGAAGTCGATCGGCTACATCATCGGCGAGTACGTCGGGCGGAAGGGGAAGAACATGCTGCTGTGGTTCGCCTTTCTCACCATCGTGCTGGTGGTGGCGGTGTTCGCCCTCGTGGTGGCCATCGTGTTCAACGCGTTCCCGCAGGTAGCGACGGCGAGTTTCGTGTACGTGGCGCTGGCGCTCGTGTTCGGCGTCTACCTCTACCAACTCGACGGGCCGTTCATTCCGGGAACGATCCTGTTCGTCGCCGGCGTCTTCGGCGGCGTCTGGGTCGGTCTCCAGTACCCGTTCGCGCTGTTCCCGCTGGCGGAGGGCTCTCACACCGCCGGCACGTTCGTGGTGTTCTCCGGAAGCGGGAGCTGGGTTCCCGCGTCGGGCGCTCTCGGAGCGAACACCGCGGCGTGGATCCCGGTCGTGTTGGTGTACGCCGGCATCGCCAGCGCGCTTCCGGTGTGGGTGTTGCTCCAGCCGCGTGACTACCTCTCGTCGTTCCTCCTGTACACGGGCGTCGGGGGAGCGCTGCTGGCCATCATCGTCGGCACGGTGCTCGGCACCAGCAGCCAGCCGCTCGTCGTCGACTCCTCGATCGGGATGTACAACGGCTTCTGGGGGGTCGAGGGCGTCTTCCTCCCGCTGTTCCCCCTGTTGTTCATCACCATCGCCTGTGGGACGATCAGCGGGTTCCACTCGCTGGTCTCCTCGGGGACCACGGCGAAGCAACTGAACAAGGAGACCGACGCCCGTCTCATCGGCTACGGCGGGATGCTCGGCGAGGGCCTGCTCGCGGCCGTCGCGCTGTCGACGCTCGCCATCGGTGGCTTCGCGGCCGACGCCGCGGCCGGCGGCATCGGAGGGGCGCTCCCCAACTTCGCCACCGGCGGCGGGATCATTCTCACCAGCTTCGGCCTCCCCCAGACGGCCGCGAGCGTCTTCATGGCGCTGGTGCTCGTGAGCTTCCTGCTGACCTCCACCGACACGGCCGTCCGCCTCGGCCGATACATGATGGAGGAGATCGTGGGCATGCCGGCCGGCCAGACCAGAACCGGTCTCGAGGGCTTCAGCCTCGGCAACCTCGCGCGCGGCCGGTACACCAACCCCGTGATCCAGTCGCTGGCCGCCTACGCGCTCGTCGCGTCGGGCGAGTGGGTCGTCCTATGGGGCCTGTTCGGCGGCGCGAACCAGTTGCTGGCCGCGCTCGCGCTCCTGACGGCGACGGTGTGGCTCGCCAACTGGGACGACTCGAAACAGCTCATCTCCACCGGCGTCCCGATGGCGATCATGACGACGATTACCGTCCTGGGGCTGCTGTGGCTCGCCGTCTACGAGAACATCTACTCGAACATCCTGCAGGGTGGAGCCGAATCGACGGCGGGGCTGATCTCCAGTGCCGTCCAAGCCGGACTGGCGCTCGTGCTCATCTACCTCGCGCTGTCGCTCGTCCGCATCGGCTACGGCAACATCCGGAGCGCCCGGAAGGAGGGCGGTGCGGTCAGCGCACCGAGCGACGACTGA
- a CDS encoding ArsA family ATPase: protein MQPFVFFGGKGGVGKTTVSCGYGRRCATAGVETLIVSTDPAHSVSDVFDQAFDDEPQAVDGIDGLSAMEIDPETEVTRHLDEIRQRLSEQVSASMVNEINRQLEMAHQTPGAYEAALFDRFVDVMRESDDYDRVVFDTAPTGSTLRLLGLPEFLRDWIDRLTHKRRQSIDLFEKAAIGNNEPRRVMDGDPVLERLAERRDFFEFAGGALRNDAAFFLVLNPDQLSVNETGRAIEEMEERDLSVRGLVANRLTPPPDDDEDGRGARYLRDRIETERDRLEQVREQFAPPLVAEIESRTREVRGDLLAAVADELAIDPAAEEPTFVGRDE, encoded by the coding sequence ATGCAACCGTTCGTCTTCTTCGGTGGGAAAGGTGGCGTCGGCAAGACGACCGTCTCCTGTGGATACGGCCGCCGGTGTGCGACGGCAGGCGTCGAGACGCTGATCGTCTCGACCGACCCAGCCCACTCGGTCTCGGACGTCTTCGATCAGGCGTTCGACGACGAACCGCAGGCGGTAGACGGGATCGACGGTCTGTCGGCGATGGAGATCGACCCCGAGACGGAAGTGACGAGACACCTCGACGAGATCCGACAACGCCTCTCGGAGCAGGTATCGGCGTCGATGGTCAACGAGATCAACCGACAATTGGAGATGGCCCACCAGACGCCGGGTGCCTACGAGGCCGCGCTGTTCGACCGGTTCGTCGACGTGATGCGCGAGAGCGACGACTACGATCGGGTGGTGTTCGACACGGCACCGACGGGGTCGACGCTCCGGTTGCTCGGCCTGCCGGAGTTCCTCCGCGACTGGATCGACCGCTTGACCCACAAACGCCGCCAGAGCATCGACCTCTTCGAGAAGGCGGCCATCGGCAACAACGAACCCCGACGGGTGATGGACGGCGACCCCGTACTCGAACGGCTGGCCGAGCGCCGGGATTTCTTCGAGTTCGCCGGCGGCGCGCTCCGCAACGACGCCGCCTTCTTCCTCGTGTTGAACCCCGACCAGCTCTCGGTCAACGAGACCGGGCGGGCGATCGAGGAGATGGAGGAGCGGGACCTGTCGGTCCGGGGACTGGTGGCGAACCGACTGACGCCGCCACCGGACGACGACGAGGACGGTCGGGGGGCGCGCTACCTCCGGGATCGGATCGAGACCGAGCGCGACCGGCTGGAACAGGTCCGGGAGCAGTTCGCGCCGCCGCTCGTCGCGGAGATCGAATCGCGGACCCGAGAGGTGCGTGGCGACCTGCTGGCGGCGGTGGCCGACGAACTCGCCATCGATCCGGCCGCCGAGGAGCCGACGTTCGTCGGGCGCGACGAGTGA
- a CDS encoding CobW family GTP-binding protein, whose protein sequence is MTTTDRIPVTILSGNLGAGKTTLLNHLLANADRDVAVLVNDMGEVNVDADLLAEGTDLDGGRVAELSNGCICCELRDDLETAVVRLARERDFDALVVESSGISEPAPVARLFTTDSAAAARYRVNALVTVLDTRLFLDAFGGDEVPERRGTDDDRPLSDLLVEQIEVSNLVLLNKADLCTDAELDRAESLVAALQPDAETIRTEFSAVDPARLLDADVFDPDAVADLPGWKRAIEAGHDHAHAHPDEVYGVSSFTYRRRRPFHPDRLAAVLADLPAGVVRSKGTLWVAGNEARQSASQAGPSVRVTAQGPWIAALPEIERKTYRDNRPNLDWHEEYGDRRTEFVVIGTDVDEASLRDRFDAALVTDDEWVDVDGDGVAADADGDDPFPTESGETAVIREP, encoded by the coding sequence ATGACCACCACGGACCGCATCCCGGTGACGATCCTCTCGGGCAACCTCGGTGCCGGCAAGACGACGCTGTTGAACCACCTGCTCGCGAACGCCGACCGCGACGTGGCGGTCCTGGTCAACGACATGGGCGAGGTGAACGTCGACGCCGACCTCCTCGCCGAGGGGACCGACCTCGACGGCGGTCGGGTCGCCGAACTGTCCAACGGCTGTATCTGCTGTGAACTGCGCGACGACTTGGAGACCGCGGTCGTCCGACTCGCCCGAGAGCGCGACTTCGACGCCTTGGTCGTGGAGTCGTCGGGCATCTCCGAACCCGCGCCGGTCGCCCGCCTGTTCACCACCGACTCCGCGGCGGCCGCCCGATACCGCGTGAACGCCCTCGTGACCGTCCTCGATACGCGACTCTTTCTCGACGCCTTCGGCGGCGACGAAGTGCCGGAACGCCGGGGCACCGACGACGACCGTCCCCTCTCGGACCTCCTCGTCGAACAGATCGAGGTGTCGAACCTGGTCCTTCTGAACAAGGCCGACCTGTGTACCGACGCCGAACTCGACCGGGCCGAGTCGCTGGTCGCCGCACTCCAACCCGACGCCGAGACGATCCGCACCGAGTTCTCGGCCGTCGATCCCGCCCGCCTCCTCGACGCCGACGTCTTCGACCCCGACGCAGTCGCGGACCTGCCGGGGTGGAAGCGAGCGATCGAGGCCGGTCACGACCACGCCCACGCCCACCCCGACGAGGTGTACGGCGTCTCCTCGTTTACGTATCGCCGCCGCCGACCGTTCCACCCCGACCGCCTCGCCGCCGTGCTCGCCGACCTCCCCGCCGGCGTCGTCCGGTCGAAGGGGACGCTCTGGGTCGCCGGCAACGAGGCCCGGCAGTCGGCGAGTCAGGCCGGTCCGTCGGTGCGAGTGACCGCACAGGGGCCGTGGATCGCCGCACTCCCCGAGATCGAGCGGAAGACCTACCGCGACAACCGTCCGAACCTCGACTGGCACGAGGAGTACGGCGACCGCCGCACCGAGTTCGTCGTCATCGGCACCGACGTCGACGAGGCGTCGCTCCGCGACCGGTTCGACGCCGCCCTCGTCACCGACGACGAGTGGGTCGACGTCGACGGCGACGGCGTCGCTGCCGACGCCGACGGCGACGACCCGTTTCCGACCGAGTCGGGCGAGACGGCCGTCATCCGGGAGCCCTAA
- a CDS encoding SRPBCC family protein, whose protein sequence is MREVERERFVAATPSELERLLSPRDLVAWEGSFDVADAADAEGGTVVTATGPGMSFRLQFEPLESGYRYEQVGDGPFERMETWVTVTAEDEGSRVRARSRVSLSLPLPFADRIAAWKRGGELDRLLDRVAGAV, encoded by the coding sequence GTGCGCGAAGTCGAACGCGAGCGATTCGTCGCAGCCACCCCCAGCGAACTCGAGCGACTGCTCTCGCCGCGGGACCTGGTGGCGTGGGAGGGGAGTTTCGACGTGGCGGACGCGGCCGACGCGGAGGGCGGAACCGTCGTCACGGCGACCGGTCCGGGGATGTCCTTCCGACTCCAGTTCGAACCCCTCGAGTCGGGCTACCGGTACGAACAGGTCGGCGACGGGCCGTTCGAACGGATGGAGACGTGGGTCACGGTCACGGCGGAGGACGAGGGGTCGCGGGTGCGGGCCCGGTCGCGGGTGTCGCTGTCCCTTCCCCTCCCGTTCGCCGATCGGATCGCGGCCTGGAAGCGCGGCGGCGAACTCGACCGCCTGCTCGACCGGGTGGCCGGGGCGGTCTGA
- the upp gene encoding uracil phosphoribosyltransferase yields MTIEDRDEAHLVTHALAKDTLSKIRDVDTEQVAFRKGLVKLGRICGYEIIDGAMDTEYVAIETPLADTTGERVKGLDDVVIINVLRAATPFVEGLLKAFPRAKQGVISAGRDEEAGMNEDGEFPITVDYVKLPEIGEDDTIIVADPMLATGSTMCAVLDYVLEEATDFENLFVLSAVSAPDGLLRVSEAVPEADLLTVAIDDRLDDDGFIVPGLGDAGDRAFRTT; encoded by the coding sequence ATGACGATTGAGGACCGCGACGAGGCACACCTCGTCACTCACGCGCTCGCAAAGGATACGCTGTCGAAGATCCGGGACGTCGACACCGAACAGGTGGCGTTTCGGAAGGGGTTGGTGAAACTCGGCCGCATCTGTGGCTACGAGATCATCGACGGCGCGATGGACACCGAGTACGTCGCCATCGAGACGCCGCTGGCCGACACGACCGGCGAACGGGTGAAGGGACTCGACGACGTGGTCATCATCAACGTCCTCCGGGCGGCGACGCCCTTCGTCGAGGGCCTGCTGAAGGCCTTCCCCCGCGCGAAGCAGGGCGTCATCAGCGCCGGCCGCGACGAGGAGGCCGGGATGAACGAGGACGGCGAGTTCCCCATCACCGTCGACTACGTGAAACTCCCCGAAATCGGCGAGGACGACACGATCATCGTCGCCGACCCGATGCTCGCCACGGGGTCGACCATGTGTGCGGTCCTCGACTACGTCCTCGAGGAGGCGACCGACTTCGAGAACCTCTTCGTCCTCTCGGCGGTCAGCGCGCCGGACGGCCTCCTCCGAGTGAGTGAGGCCGTCCCCGAGGCCGACCTCCTGACGGTCGCCATCGACGACCGCCTCGACGACGACGGCTTCATCGTCCCCGGCCTCGGCGACGCCGGTGATCGCGCCTTCCGGACGACCTGA
- a CDS encoding YigZ family protein has product MSSYRTVAGEGESRVEVDGSTFLGFVTPADSVGAAEAFVASVNEAYPDGRHIVPAYRVPAEGSAPASGRLREWCSDDGEPSGSSGDPALNVLVQRDLRNVASAVVRYKNGPNLGVGGLARSYSRAVAAAVDDAGVVEQRPHERVAVAVDYDDSGTVRGVLESEGVEFEAAYEERVSFDVRVPVAEADALRDRLRSATSGRVDLS; this is encoded by the coding sequence ATGTCGTCGTACCGCACCGTCGCCGGCGAGGGGGAGTCGCGAGTCGAGGTCGACGGCTCGACGTTCCTCGGGTTCGTCACCCCGGCCGACTCCGTCGGGGCGGCGGAGGCGTTCGTCGCGTCGGTGAACGAGGCCTACCCCGACGGCCGCCATATCGTTCCGGCTTACCGCGTCCCCGCCGAGGGGTCGGCGCCCGCGTCCGGGCGACTCCGGGAGTGGTGTAGCGACGACGGTGAACCCTCCGGATCGTCGGGTGATCCGGCGCTGAACGTACTCGTCCAGCGCGACCTCCGTAACGTGGCGAGCGCGGTCGTGCGCTACAAGAACGGTCCGAACTTGGGGGTCGGCGGACTGGCACGATCCTACTCGCGGGCGGTCGCCGCGGCCGTCGACGACGCCGGCGTGGTCGAGCAGCGACCACACGAGCGCGTGGCCGTCGCCGTCGACTACGACGACTCGGGGACGGTCCGCGGCGTCTTAGAGAGCGAGGGCGTCGAGTTCGAGGCGGCCTACGAGGAACGGGTTAGCTTCGACGTGCGGGTGCCGGTCGCCGAGGCCGACGCGCTCCGGGACCGCCTCCGGAGCGCGACGAGCGGCCGGGTCGACCTGTCGTAG
- a CDS encoding amino acid-binding protein, with translation MFDEIMEKFEGSPSQQAVIRLLLERGFSVNDEGRVVSGGIEIPNTGIAREIDVDRRVVDSTTNAILDDPQLRRIFQNITAIPSLMDLAPVLDLTVLTIWVDDETESGIVADVTAAIAERDISIRQVISEDPEFVDDPKLYVITDADLPGELLVGIRELPYVRRVEF, from the coding sequence ATGTTCGACGAGATCATGGAGAAGTTCGAGGGGAGCCCGAGTCAACAGGCGGTGATCCGGCTTCTCCTCGAGCGGGGGTTCTCCGTCAACGACGAGGGACGGGTCGTCTCCGGCGGCATCGAGATCCCCAACACGGGGATCGCCCGCGAGATCGACGTCGACCGCCGGGTAGTCGACTCGACGACGAACGCCATCCTCGACGACCCGCAACTCCGGCGGATCTTCCAGAACATCACGGCGATCCCGAGCCTGATGGATCTGGCCCCCGTCCTCGATCTGACGGTGCTGACGATCTGGGTCGACGACGAGACCGAATCCGGCATCGTCGCCGACGTGACGGCCGCCATTGCCGAGCGCGACATCTCCATCCGCCAGGTGATCAGCGAGGATCCCGAGTTCGTCGACGACCCCAAACTCTACGTCATCACGGACGCCGACCTTCCGGGTGAGCTCTTGGTCGGGATCCGCGAGCTGCCGTACGTCCGCCGGGTCGAGTTCTGA
- a CDS encoding ferredoxin--nitrite reductase, translating into MPSKVERWKDETYGMEIRDHLLRFAEEGWDAIPDDEHDAWFERFKWWGLYHQRKGQESYFMMRIGTPMGRMTPEQLRTVGEVARDYATGPVDNPEFGSAYADFTTRQSIQLHWIKVEDIPDIWDELESVGLSTIQACGDSWRNIVGSPVAGRDADELVDVWPVVQELHETFKGNDLYANLPRKWKVAMTGDRRGSGQGDINDLAFEPAIKEIEGEEVEGFNVNVGGGLSRKEPRFARDIDVFCRPENAADVAAGMSALFRDYGDRDDRFNARIKFLVDEWGPEKMRSVLQEEYMDYELPTAGEGLRDEYDYNAGRSDTHGDYVGVHDQSDGQNFVGLYVTVGRMNADDVIDLADMAEAYGSEMIGLTQRQNVIVGDIADEDLDDFLAEDLLDEHSPDPHPFMRGSIACTGTEYCSLSIVETKNRMVRYGRWLRDNVSLPEGVADFHIHLSGCTASCAQPQIADISLRGMKTRKDGDAVEAFDVGLGGGLGENPTFADWVKMRVPADEVPGYIANLLEAFEEERESSEQSFRDFVAERDEDELAALADGEETSYEDPYLGNTKMTWYPYAEDTDMGASPAPTDPNDQPLPSDD; encoded by the coding sequence ATGCCGTCCAAGGTCGAGCGCTGGAAAGACGAAACCTACGGAATGGAGATACGCGACCACCTCCTCCGATTCGCGGAGGAGGGCTGGGACGCGATCCCCGACGACGAACACGACGCGTGGTTCGAGCGGTTCAAGTGGTGGGGGTTGTACCACCAGCGGAAGGGACAGGAGAGCTACTTCATGATGCGCATCGGGACGCCGATGGGCCGGATGACGCCCGAACAACTCCGGACCGTCGGTGAGGTGGCGCGCGACTACGCCACCGGCCCCGTCGACAACCCCGAGTTCGGCTCGGCGTACGCCGACTTCACGACCCGGCAGTCGATCCAACTCCACTGGATCAAAGTCGAGGACATCCCCGACATCTGGGACGAACTCGAGTCGGTCGGTCTCTCTACGATTCAGGCGTGTGGCGACTCGTGGCGCAACATCGTCGGTTCTCCCGTCGCCGGCCGCGATGCCGACGAACTCGTCGACGTCTGGCCCGTCGTGCAGGAACTCCACGAGACGTTCAAGGGCAACGACCTCTACGCCAACCTGCCCCGGAAGTGGAAGGTCGCCATGACCGGCGACCGCCGTGGCTCCGGTCAGGGCGACATCAACGACCTGGCCTTCGAACCGGCGATCAAGGAGATAGAGGGCGAGGAGGTAGAGGGGTTCAACGTCAACGTCGGCGGCGGCCTCTCCCGCAAGGAGCCCCGCTTCGCCCGCGACATCGACGTCTTCTGCCGCCCCGAGAACGCCGCGGACGTCGCCGCGGGCATGTCCGCGCTCTTCCGGGACTACGGCGACCGCGACGACCGCTTCAACGCACGCATCAAGTTCCTCGTCGACGAGTGGGGGCCCGAGAAGATGCGTTCGGTTCTGCAAGAGGAGTACATGGATTACGAACTCCCGACCGCCGGGGAGGGGCTCCGCGACGAGTACGACTACAACGCCGGCCGCTCGGACACCCACGGCGACTACGTCGGCGTCCACGACCAGAGCGACGGTCAAAACTTCGTCGGCCTCTACGTCACCGTCGGTCGGATGAACGCCGACGACGTGATCGACCTCGCCGATATGGCCGAGGCGTACGGCTCCGAGATGATCGGGCTGACCCAGCGCCAGAACGTCATCGTCGGCGACATCGCCGACGAGGACCTAGACGACTTCCTCGCCGAGGACCTCCTCGACGAGCACTCGCCCGACCCCCACCCGTTCATGCGCGGGTCCATCGCGTGTACCGGGACGGAGTACTGCTCGCTCTCCATCGTCGAGACGAAAAACCGGATGGTCCGGTACGGGCGGTGGCTCCGGGACAACGTTTCCCTCCCCGAGGGCGTCGCCGACTTCCACATCCACCTCTCTGGCTGTACCGCCTCCTGTGCCCAGCCACAGATCGCCGACATCAGTCTCCGCGGGATGAAAACGCGGAAGGACGGCGACGCGGTCGAGGCGTTCGACGTCGGCCTGGGCGGTGGCCTCGGTGAGAACCCGACCTTCGCCGACTGGGTGAAGATGCGTGTCCCCGCCGACGAGGTGCCCGGTTACATCGCCAACTTGCTTGAGGCGTTCGAGGAGGAACGCGAGAGTTCCGAGCAGTCCTTCCGCGACTTCGTCGCCGAACGCGACGAGGACGAACTCGCCGCCCTCGCCGACGGCGAGGAGACGAGTTACGAGGATCCCTACCTCGGCAACACGAAGATGACGTGGTACCCCTACGCCGAGGACACCGACATGGGTGCCTCGCCCGCGCCGACGGACCCCAACGATCAGCCGCTCCCCTCGGACGACTAG
- a CDS encoding DUF6360 family protein yields MADRVLKVNAFTTFDLLDGSVEGHGFEEEAFATLNVRTPREDPDEVTLELELDNTQLDGVPTHADRVGLSADEARTLATELQKAAERVDDTEDR; encoded by the coding sequence ATGGCCGACCGCGTGCTGAAGGTCAACGCCTTCACGACGTTCGACCTCCTCGACGGGAGCGTGGAGGGGCACGGCTTCGAGGAGGAGGCCTTCGCCACGCTGAACGTGCGGACGCCCCGAGAGGACCCCGACGAGGTCACGCTGGAACTCGAACTCGACAACACGCAACTCGACGGTGTCCCGACCCACGCGGATCGGGTCGGCCTCTCGGCCGACGAGGCGCGCACCCTCGCGACCGAACTACAAAAGGCCGCGGAGCGTGTGGACGATACCGAGGACAGATGA